The DNA window TCTCTAAAGGCTTTTGAGGTTACCCCCAAATCATCGAGTAGCGTTTCCTCGTCACACGAGCGCCGTTTAGGCCAAGAAATCCTTCCCATGGCGGGGGAAATAATTAAGTTGTTGCCAAAACATTACAAGAGGCCAAGGTCAAGTTGTAGATGAGATTCACAAAGACGAAGAAATGCAACAAAGGCAATGAAGCCACTTTGATCATCATTATGTTATTTATGACGGTTAGAGAGCAGAACTTCATTCAACCTTAGACCTCAATTATGCAACAAACCTTTCCACCGGCACCAGATGCACTTGACTCCCCGTTCTGTGTTTAGAAGTTTTTAAGTAACTGTTATCAGAGAAAGTGACTCATGTCACGGCTCCAGCTACTTGATGATGAATCAGAAGCTTTACTAAAGAAAACCGTGGGAAACGTTAAGTCGCTTCTAAGTGGCCGCCCGGCGGCGGGGGAGGtaacgagggagggagggaaggaggcagGGAGGCGTCGGGGCCCGATGTGGTCGGGCGGTTGTGAAGGCTTCGCCCCCGGTCCGTGTAATTGGTGAGAAGTGCTTCCTCTCGAATAAATGCCACCCAACACGCATTCAACTCCagggaatatttttttttttttaaacctccaaTTAACCATTTGGCTTTTTCTTAAGTTGACTCGTTAGATCTTGCTCAAAGAAGCAGAACTTATTTCATTCTATAATTTTTTTCAATTAACAAATGCTGAGCACAGAAGTTGATACAACAGTATCGATTCCACTTTGATCAAATTGCATAtgaatatttttcaaaaaacattttaaagtaattgGACGAGGTTTACATACATCCCAGCTATGTTTCAGACTCGTACTACCTTTGGTTTTAGGGGATGTACCTTTAACACAAGATATTTTATACTGATCTGATGTTTGGTCCCTTTTTAAATATCGTCATTTATATTACTTTCTTGATTTGTTCTCCATTTATTCAAATTCTTCCATGTCAAGTTTCACCgccatgtttaatgtttaatcacGAGGCGAAAGACCGACTTAAGttaagtttttttaaatgtctgtcaaAATACAGGCGGCGTTGAGCTCTTGAGTGTTTGTTGTGCTAATTTGATGTCATAAATCAGCATAAAAAATGTTGAGAAATCCAAAGTTCTTCAGCGCCGATAtccacaaaacaaagaaaacactcGTTAATCGACTAAATGACCAAACTTCATTTTCCATTAAGAGTAGAACAGTTTATTACATTTCCTCAGTTTGCAGAGTAAGTCTTACTGTGGGGGCATTTCTCTTTGCCTCTAAAGCCTGGAgatttaatccccccccccctccctccttcccattCTGTCCCTCGTAGTTCATGCAGAACTAGATCCAGCTCTCTGAACATGTGTGTCTTTCCTCTCCAGAGACGGGCGACGGACGAATGCAACTTCCTGGAGCGGCTGGAGAGCAACAACTACAACACCTACCGCTCCAGGAAGTACCCCGGCATGTACGTGGCTCTGAAGCGGACGGGCCAGTACAAGTCCGGGAGCAAAACCGGGCCGGGTCAGAAGGCCATTCTGTTCCTCCCCATGTCTGCCAAGTGCTAATCGGACCGAGTCGATATCCACGTGTCCAGCGGCTGCGAAAAACAcaacgaagaagaagaggaggaagaagaagtgtCCCATAAACCGCTGTGATGCTCTGTGACTGTTTTACCCCGAATGAGTCTGCTCTCTCTCAGCTTTTACTGTCAAACAGTGCAGAGCATTCACAGCCGGCTGCTTcccagtaccccccccccccccccccaagctttTCCTACTGACCGGGCATCTGTGACGCTGCTGCAACCGGCGCCTTGCTAGAGTACGGCAGTGTTTAACCCCCTCTCCGGCTGAGGGATTCGAACCAGCAGCCTGTGGATGACACCTCCCCCCCGACTGTCCGCGCGGTGCAATATTCTACCAAAGGACTTCATCAGAGTGACGGACTTTAGGAATTTTTTGACAAAGCAAAAACTGAGCAAACTAAACCGACTAAAAGAACCAAAAACCCAGAGAAGCACTTGTTACACTTCATAGCTACAACACAGATTACAAAAAGGATGCACGTGGTGTCCCCATTCATTAAGACCAGATAAAAATCATAAAAAGGCACTTGACCTTAACAGAAAAGTTCCTTTTGACCTCTGACCAGTCATTTTGGAGCCCCTAGTGAATAATGCAACTACTCGCCACTGACTGGTGGTCCGCTGGGATCTGTACCAGGAGTTAAAAAACCAGTCCCCTattggaggagaaaagaaatgtGCTTCTGGCAGccgtccatttaaaaaaaaaaaaaaaaatctggtgtTAGATAAAAATCCCAAACACACTGCAAACTCCATTCCGGCCTCAACTACTCCTTAAACGCAGACCGCCCCATGTCAACACCTCTTGCCGTGGCTGCGCTAGCCGCTAGCCTTTGAGCGGCCTGTGGTACAGCTGGTAGAACTTCCCCGGGTGGACGGCGGGCAGCTCCTCCATGGCGAGGTCGATGTCGTCGAAGCCGCGCTGCAGGCCGCGCAGCAGGAGCCGGGCCACGCGGGAGGTGATGGGCGTGGTCCGGTCCGTCCGGGCCAGCTCGGCCAGCTCCAGCCACTCGCAGCGCAGGCACTCCCGAGTGCAGAAGTCGATGCGGTAGCTGAGCGGGCGCAGCCGGCAGATGATGTACATGTCCGACATGGCGAAGGCGCCCGGGTGGTCGTGCTGCTGCCGGATGCTGAGCAACGACTTGAACTCGGAGCGGACGCCGGTCTCCTCGAAGACCTCCCGCACAGCGGTGGCCCCTGACACGCACATAGACCCATATTCACACAGGTTCGACGCTTATTTTCACCCTTATTTTGTACAGTTGCAATGACTTTTGAAGGCTTTTAGCTAGATGTACTGTAGAAGTTCTGGTTTGCTCACCGATATTTTCTCCCGGATCAGACAAGCCGCCGGGGAACTTCCACGCATTCTTTGTCTGAAATACGAGGGCAGAGTTATCAACAGACATCCATCGTGCTAGATGGATGCCACTGCTGTAGCTCAGAGTTGTATTTACAGGAACCTTGAAATAAATGTAGAGTTTTATCTTAAAAGCTCGTAATAGAAAATTGGGTTCAAAAAGGATCTGACTGccgttcattcatttttcatattcAGTGTTTTCCAAAACTTTGTATTTAATAACAGTCTGCTGCTGGTTAAGTTATGTTGTATATATCGATTTTTGTAGTTGATATATGccgcattttatttttaagaaatgcTATTTTATCTTTTTCTCGTTTTGAAAAATTGTCTCTTTGTGAGGAACACGGAAAcactgcagcatttattttcatgTGCTTCATGTTAACAGGATGCTTtcttttctggggggggggggggggggggggctgaagtgtGCTAGTAGGGACTTAATAAAGGGATTTTGTTTAACTCTAAATCGGTGTGCTTTTTCACAGTGGTAGTAATATGTGTAAAAACATGCTGGGTTTGGGGGTAAATGCTTGGTTTTAAATTAATTGGATGGAATCCCCCCGGGGGTCCGTCACTGGTCTCTTGTGCTGATGTGAGTGATTTACCCCCCCGGCTTCGTTCTAGGAAGTCCGATATCCCCCTGTGAGCTCTGAACCGGCTCGGTCTGCCAAACACTTACTGCAGAACGCCCGATTCCAGTAAACAGCTCGATGTGGGAGGAttgggaggaagatgaagagataacacaccccccccaccccacttcagggccctctttctctggacAGAAGCCATTGAGACACAGAAATCCTCTCAGAAGACAACCGGCAGGCACACATCTTATAAGATTCAGATCAGATTTGGTTCCTTCCTAGATTTGAGCTACGAGAACCGAAGAGAAAAGTCCAATGAAACAAAATTATCCAAATGACCGGAACTTGACGcgtggtcacatgacctgacACTGACGTCCAGGAGCTGCCTTCAGCTACAATTTCCCACTTCGTACCCTGAGTCGTAATGGCTTTCTTAATGGGCGTGCCCGAAATCTGGTCCCCCCCCGAGAATGTAAACAAGCCTGTGTTGCAAACATTTCTTATTCAAAGACAGTGCTTGTGAGCGGACCTCATAACAggccgggggcgggggggcggggggagactAAACAAACACGACTAAATCACAGGAACGTTTGGCAGCAACTCTGCTCGGTTATCATCATTATTGCCAATAAGGATCCGTGTCTAAAGGGTTGCTTTCTggcgatttttttcttttttaaagaagttTGTCCCGTTGTGAACTTCACCCACTATGAATAGAAACGGTTTATCCTTTTCATGAGCTGCATTCCTATTAGGAAACAACCTTCCTTTTACTCGATTCTACACTTTTCTTTAGGAAAGTAGCAAAACGACAGCCAAGGCATGCATTCCTTTATTTATCTTCAATCTAATTccatttaatgcatttaaatagaGAGCAATTTGGGACGGTTTCGTGACCCATTTACCTTGTTTCTGTCTTGGACCACTAGAACTTTTCCATTCGATTCATCAACAACTGCAcctgcaaaacaacacaatcaTTAGGGTGTTGGTGACTCAGCGCAGCATAACGAATGTGTTTTTCGGGAGGCCGCCTTTCACCCTCaagtggtcatgtgaccatcgGGCAAAAGACATCAAGCCCAGCCGGCGTTTCATTAAGAGCAAATGTGGCCCACGTAATGAAGACGCTCCGCCTCCTCTCCGGCCTCCTTCCATGTGACAGATGCGCGACGGAAGGTCGTCTCATCGGCCCGACTTGGACCACCGAGTGGAAAGTGATGTCAGCGCCGATCTGCGGGGGCCAAGCGGCGCTTCGCGGTAGGAGGCCTGGTGCCAACGGGGGGGCTATCATTATGTAGCGTAAGAAAACCGAAAAGCTCagcgggagagaaaaaaaatatgagctacgaggggaaaaaagaagccCAGAAGCAATCATCAGGAGGTTCTgtagtgagaaaaaaagaaagaaagaagctgtGATTCGCTTGAGGTCACGTTTGGTTTCTGAGCCACAACTAAGCTTCACGTCTTCTTGTCATTTATCATTTCATGTTGGCTTCTTCTGATTTTTGTTTGGACGAGTAATTACAGGCTCACAGCTGGAGACCCGTGGTGCGCCCGCCGTGAGGTCACGATGCTGATTGAGAGTCACGCTAGATCACTCCAGATGCGTTTCATCACAGAAACCTAATCAGCACACGGTTTTCTTCATGTCCAGCTTCTAGATCCGGTTGCCgtggtttccatgacaacaatTGTATTTGTTCAGGGCGAAAGTCTGGTGGATCGGTCGTTCGTACACATGTCGTACCGTGCGACCGGGTGAGGGCATTAAGGTGAGCCCAACTACTGACCCCTGTCCTGGAGAGGTCAGAGTTCAAGTGCAGCTGGGTGGATTCCGCTAacagccaccagggggcgactcctctggtcctatagaagaCTACGAGAAAATTGATCTACTTCTGTTTTGATGTATTCCTTCGGTAAACCTAAGTAAAACAGTAGTTCAtggtctccctctctcgctttAAGTCTTCTAAACAACGCCATGACGTTCATTcggtgaatgatggtccatttagagagagagagttcaccAACAAGTTTACGTCTCACTGCAAAGTAAACAGCACGACTTGTGTCGCGTCCGAAAATAGCTCTGCAACCTGATAGTTTGAAATGTTATTGGGCTAACCTTTGATTGTCTGCCAGTTTGTAGCAGTCAATGGAGATCGTCTTGACCTCAAAACGCCCACGTCTGACATTTGGGTTTTGTGTTTGACCGTTTAAAAGGCTTTCTGGTGCACACCGGGTTGAGCTCCCtcactggtgtgtgtgggcCACAACTTCAACATCAGAACCAAGTCCTCCAAAACATCCCCCAAGGTAGGAGCCCATCAACGGGGTCCTGACTTCTCTCAATCGATCGCCTGTGCGTCACAACAAGCCTCCAATCATCCGAACCGCAGCTTCAGAATCCAAACCTCGGTGTCATCATTGTTTGTACCTGGGGCATTCTGGGAAAAAAGGGGACATTTCTGGATCCTCTTCCATCCTGAAGGAAGCTGTGGACATGTTCTGACATGCTTCAACTACATCCCCCTGAAAAagttaaataagtaaataaacgacactctgccctctgctggccaaTCAGGAGAGTCGCTCACTTCAGGGCGAGCGGCTCCTCTTGTTGCTCCTCTCAGGACAGCGAGTTATTTTCATCATGACCAGTGATCATTTGTCTGTACGTTACGACGATATACGGACAATAAACAATAACTGAAAGCCCGTGATGTATGTAAAGAGCTTTCAGACGCATTTCATGGTCTTCATCAGATCCGTTACAAACACCGCCGGCTGGAATGACCTCACAGGCTGAAGCATCTCTACCTGCCACTCCTATCTGGTGGGTCGCGAACCCGGGCAGCATGCTCTCCCCGTCCCCCATCCAGAGGGCCAACACGGCGTGGTCCCGTTTGGCGTGGTGGAAGGTGAAGCCGtgggcggaggcggcggcggcgcagcGGCTCAGCGAGATGGGCACCCGGAGCCACACGGCCACCCTCCCCTCGGCCTTCCACTGGGCCAGCGAGTCTGCGGAGTCAAAAGGGTGCATCAgggctttaaaaagaaacattagaGGTTTGCTGCTCTATCGAAACGAATGAATGAAGGGAAGGTTACTGGTTCGAATCAATCATAAACAATAATAGCAATAATAAACTAATTATGCACCATCTACAAACATAAAaggtatttttaatatataaatgttCACTCTTAAATCAAGATAAATTAAACATATTTGCTTAATATAGGTTTTGGACTTGTGATGAGAGCCAACACCTAACGTTATATCACATGCATTCTATTCATTAAGAAAACGCATATTCAGACACGTTGTGCCGTGCAAGCGTGCGTGCACCTGCATCTTCTACAACTGACCGCTGTGCCAcgtgcgcacgcacgcacctcAGGGCCCCTCTGCTGTAGTTCTGTGCACAGAAGACACGACCCGTGCGTCAATCTCCGTTCACATTCACACTTTGCAGCCACCGACCTCGAAGCAATCTGCCGAACGAGCTCTCGCTGACGTCCTCCGGTAGACCGGCGTCGGCCAGGTTCACGGTCACGCCACCGAATCGGTCCCCCTGGCCCGTCAGAGCGCCGGTCGCTTTCCGGGTGCACGAGAACGCGCGGACAGGTGAGCGTGCGCTGCAGAACCGTCTCGTCGCCGACGGGAGCCTCAAAGCGAAGGCGGCCATGTCTCCGTGCGGACACACGGGACTGCTTAAAGGGTAACTGCGGCTACAACCGGCCGTTCATTCCGCCAGCCGGTCACGTGACAGCAGTAGGGTTACGTAAACCTCCGCCCCGGAGGTTGCATAAATACCGTAATGCTCTGGAAGAATAGCACGAATAGTAGCTCTCGTAGTACTGCGCCAAAACTCATTCATTTTTAGCTATTAAGcttttaaatacatacacactagCACTACTCTTACTAATTATACTAACGTTGCTTTGAAAACAGTCACCGTGGTATTTCGTTATATTCGGCTGACTAGTAAGCcacttaattatttttaaaccgGTCA is part of the Pungitius pungitius chromosome 2, fPunPun2.1, whole genome shotgun sequence genome and encodes:
- the nudt6 gene encoding nucleoside diphosphate-linked moiety X motif 6 produces the protein MAAFALRLPSATRRFCSARSPVRAFSCTRKATGALTGQGDRFGGVTVNLADAGLPEDVSESSFGRLLRDSLAQWKAEGRVAVWLRVPISLSRCAAAASAHGFTFHHAKRDHAVLALWMGDGESMLPGFATHQIGVAGAVVDESNGKVLVVQDRNKTKNAWKFPGGLSDPGENIGATAVREVFEETGVRSEFKSLLSIRQQHDHPGAFAMSDMYIICRLRPLSYRIDFCTRECLRCEWLELAELARTDRTTPITSRVARLLLRGLQRGFDDIDLAMEELPAVHPGKFYQLYHRPLKG